A part of Limihaloglobus sulfuriphilus genomic DNA contains:
- the aroE gene encoding shikimate dehydrogenase — MAYLTVPVTANNCSDAAASIDKSIKNGADIIEIRADYIKDISAGELKKLILIIKDSSAASLVTCRKADEGGKNNIPDNNRLEMLLGAVNAGADYIDCEFASYSELGFADPLEKVLQNTGTRLIISAHSFAAPFNNLQKLHDQIIEAAPNCIPKLVYTANHINDTFAMADLLHSSNKDIIGLCMGSAGQWVRLAAGKLGSFLTFASLEKGLESADGQIELYTARNLYRINSQNSETALFGIIADPVAHSKSPLIHNELFITKHCNSVYLPLHVHAGEDKLETFLDSIAQRPYLGFRGFSVTLPHKMTAYNYLSSRGYDIDKLADKVGAVNTLLLNRGRYSGYNTDCRGALQAIESSSRIQSRDELKKCKTLILGAGGVARAVAAALTELGTEVTICNRTEEKAAQLAGIFKCKYIPADKLSKETLKRITLIVNCTSLGMDPNINGTPLAKELIPKNATVFDTVYNPKHTKLLQDAVNAGAEPVTGDTMFIEQAILQQQLFSGFAADQIRGEMYRIFS, encoded by the coding sequence ATGGCATACCTTACTGTCCCGGTAACAGCAAACAACTGCTCTGATGCGGCCGCTTCGATAGATAAATCCATAAAAAACGGCGCTGATATCATAGAAATACGTGCCGACTATATAAAGGATATATCTGCGGGGGAACTTAAAAAACTTATCCTTATTATAAAGGATTCGTCCGCCGCGTCACTTGTTACCTGCCGCAAGGCAGATGAGGGCGGCAAGAACAACATTCCGGATAATAATCGCCTCGAAATGCTGCTTGGGGCTGTTAACGCCGGCGCAGATTACATTGATTGCGAGTTTGCATCATATTCAGAGCTGGGTTTTGCCGACCCACTGGAAAAGGTACTTCAGAACACCGGCACGCGGCTGATAATCTCCGCTCACAGCTTCGCCGCACCTTTTAACAATCTTCAAAAGCTCCATGACCAGATAATTGAAGCCGCTCCAAACTGCATCCCCAAACTCGTCTATACCGCAAACCATATAAATGATACGTTTGCCATGGCGGATTTGCTTCACAGTTCCAACAAAGACATCATTGGTCTATGCATGGGCTCTGCCGGCCAGTGGGTGCGTCTCGCGGCGGGAAAGCTCGGCTCATTTCTAACATTCGCATCACTTGAAAAAGGCCTCGAAAGCGCCGACGGCCAGATAGAGCTCTACACAGCCCGCAATCTATATAGAATAAACTCACAGAACAGCGAAACCGCCCTGTTTGGAATAATCGCCGACCCGGTGGCGCACTCAAAAAGCCCCCTGATACACAACGAACTTTTCATAACCAAACATTGCAACAGTGTTTATCTGCCTCTGCACGTCCACGCCGGCGAAGATAAGCTCGAGACTTTCCTCGACAGCATCGCCCAAAGGCCGTATTTAGGCTTTCGCGGCTTCAGCGTTACCCTCCCGCACAAGATGACCGCTTATAACTACCTTAGCAGCAGAGGTTATGACATCGACAAACTTGCAGACAAAGTCGGGGCAGTAAATACTTTATTGCTTAATCGCGGCAGATATTCCGGATATAATACAGACTGCCGGGGAGCATTGCAGGCGATTGAGTCAAGTTCGCGGATTCAAAGCAGAGACGAGCTTAAAAAATGCAAAACGCTGATACTCGGCGCCGGCGGCGTGGCGCGGGCGGTCGCCGCTGCGTTAACAGAGCTGGGAACAGAAGTTACGATATGCAACCGAACTGAGGAAAAAGCGGCTCAGCTTGCAGGGATTTTTAAATGTAAATACATACCGGCAGATAAGTTATCGAAAGAAACGCTTAAAAGGATAACACTCATAGTAAACTGCACGAGCCTGGGCATGGATCCGAATATAAACGGCACTCCCCTGGCAAAAGAGCTGATACCCAAAAACGCAACCGTTTTTGACACGGTCTATAACCCCAAACATACAAAGCTTTTACAGGATGCTGTAAACGCCGGCGCAGAACCCGTTACCGGCGACACAATGTTT
- a CDS encoding PEP-CTERM sorting domain-containing protein, whose translation MKRQIILAMTLVLAASTFAGNGIRLADWNAGVQESHRLMEVGEYIPSVTEKEDMTISYVRVYKCDYEEELNLKEDLVSTTLFETASAPDLGSSTTAVNEPVVDGNYTQVPEPATMALLGLGGVLLRRRKRS comes from the coding sequence ATGAAGAGGCAAATAATTCTAGCAATGACATTAGTTCTGGCTGCAAGCACATTTGCAGGTAACGGAATCAGGCTGGCGGACTGGAACGCAGGAGTCCAGGAAAGCCACAGGCTTATGGAAGTAGGCGAGTACATCCCAAGCGTAACCGAAAAAGAGGATATGACAATCAGTTATGTACGGGTTTACAAGTGCGACTACGAGGAAGAACTTAACCTCAAGGAAGACCTCGTAAGCACAACACTGTTTGAAACAGCAAGTGCACCGGATCTCGGTTCCAGCACCACAGCAGTAAACGAGCCGGTAGTAGATGGAAATTACACTCAGGTTCCCGAACCTGCCACAATGGCCCTGCTGGGTCTTGGCGGAGTTCTCCTGAGACGCCGCAAAAGGAGTTAA
- a CDS encoding response regulator — MDNVLVTGIEKTKSDALRELPIRVIAQSSSKGALDCLRRLNIDSIISNWEMPDAPDGHFIKRIKDALPSMPVIAVVESGNAAQEIAARCTGVSAVITDDIEPDEFRELIAEMLGIGIEAVSNNYKLILGSAEPTS, encoded by the coding sequence ATGGATAACGTTCTGGTAACAGGCATAGAAAAGACAAAGAGCGATGCTCTCCGCGAGCTGCCGATTCGGGTGATAGCCCAGTCAAGCAGCAAGGGCGCTCTTGATTGTCTCCGCAGGCTGAATATCGATTCGATAATAAGCAACTGGGAGATGCCTGATGCACCGGACGGCCACTTCATCAAGCGTATTAAAGACGCCCTTCCTTCAATGCCGGTAATTGCTGTTGTTGAATCCGGTAACGCTGCACAGGAGATCGCGGCTCGGTGCACCGGTGTCTCGGCTGTTATAACCGACGATATAGAACCGGATGAGTTCCGTGAGCTGATTGCCGAAATGCTCGGCATCGGAATAGAAGCGGTAAGCAATAATTACAAATTGATACTTGGGTCGGCAGAGCCGACTTCGTAA